One Equus quagga isolate Etosha38 chromosome 5, UCLA_HA_Equagga_1.0, whole genome shotgun sequence genomic window carries:
- the LOC124240049 gene encoding LOW QUALITY PROTEIN: exosome complex component RRP43-like (The sequence of the model RefSeq protein was modified relative to this genomic sequence to represent the inferred CDS: inserted 1 base in 1 codon), with product MAAGFKTVEPLEYYRRFLKENCCPDGRELGEFRTTTVNIGSISTADGSALVKLGNTTVICGIKAEFAAPPTDAPDKGYVXFRSGSPGEEAQVASQFIADVIENSQIIQKEDLCISPGKLAWVLYCDLICLDYDGNILDACTFALLAALKNVQLPEVTISEETALAEVNLKKKSFLNIRTHPVATSFAVFDDTLLIVDPTGEEEHLATGTLTVVMDEEGKLCCLHKPGGSGLTGAKLQDCMSQAVTRHKEVKKLMDEVVKSMKPK from the exons ATGGCGGCCGGGTTCAAAACTGTGGAACCTTTGGAGTATTACAGGAGATTTTTG aaaGAGAACTGCTGTCCTGATGGAAGAGAACTTGGTGAATTCAGAACTACTACTGTCAACATAGGTTCAATTAGTACTGCAGATGGTTCTGCTTTAGTGAAGCTGGGAAATACTACAGTAATTTGTGGAATTAAAGCGGAATTTGCAGCACCACCAACAGATGCCCCTGATAAAGGATATG GATTTCGGTCTGGATCTCCTGGAGAAGAGGCCCAAGTGGCTAGCCAGTTCATTGCAGATGTCATTGAAAATTCACAGATAATTCAGAAAGAGGACTTATGCATTTCTCCAGGAAAGCTTGCTTGGGTTCTATACTGTGATCTTATTTGCCTGGACTATGATGGAAACATTTTGGATGCCTGTACCTTTGCTTTGTTAGCAGCCTTAAAGAATGTACAGTTGCCTGAAGTTACTATAAGTGAAGAAACTGCTTTAGCAGaagttaatttaaagaaaaaaagttttttgaatATTAGAACTCATCCAGTTGCAACCTCCTTTGCTGTGTTTGATGACACTCTGCTCATAGTTGACCCTACTGGAGAGGAGGAACATCTGGCAACTGGAACCTTAACAGTAGTAATGGATGAGGAAGGCAAGCTATGTTGTCTTCACAAACCAGGTGGAAGTGGGCTGACTGGAGCTAAACTTCAGGACTGTATGAGCCAAGCAGttacaagacacaaagaagtaaaaaaactGATGGATGAAGTAGTTAAGAGTATGAAACCCAAATAA